One genomic window of Pseudomonas sp. LFM046 includes the following:
- a CDS encoding PA2779 family protein, giving the protein MLSRPCNRRLASLLIASQFVFLAQMPLAQAAMIGTPQAMQEQQLPQHQPVDKAQLRAMLDDKQVQQKLESLGVPREQVEARIASLTPAELQQFNQRLEQEPAGGWVGIIILFLVIFIITDMLCATDIFSFIKCIR; this is encoded by the coding sequence ATGCTTTCGCGTCCCTGCAACCGCCGCCTGGCTTCGCTCCTGATCGCCAGTCAGTTTGTTTTCCTCGCCCAGATGCCCCTGGCCCAGGCGGCCATGATCGGCACGCCCCAAGCCATGCAGGAGCAGCAATTGCCGCAGCACCAGCCCGTGGACAAGGCCCAACTGCGCGCCATGCTCGACGACAAGCAGGTCCAGCAAAAGCTCGAATCCCTCGGTGTACCCCGTGAGCAGGTGGAGGCGCGTATCGCCAGCCTGACGCCTGCGGAGTTGCAGCAGTTCAACCAGCGCCTGGAGCAGGAACCGGCCGGTGGCTGGGTGGGCATCATCATTCTGTTCCTGGTGATCTTCATCATCACTGACATGCTCTGCGCCACCGACATCTTCAGCTTCATCAAGTGCATCCGCTGA
- a CDS encoding SDR family oxidoreductase: protein MQLKDKVIIITGGCQGLGRAMGEYLAAKGAKLALVDLNQEKLDEAVAACKAAGGDARAYICNVANEEQVTHMVAQVAEDFGAINGLVNNAGILRDGLTIKVKDGEMTKMSLAQWQAVIDVNLTGVFLCTREVAAKMIELNNEGAIVNISSISRAGNMGQANYSAAKAGVAADTVVWAKELARYGIRVAGVAPGFIETDMVASMKPEALEKMTSGIPLKRLGKPMEIAHSVAYILENDYYTGRVLELDGGLRM from the coding sequence ATGCAACTGAAAGACAAGGTCATCATCATCACTGGCGGATGCCAGGGCCTCGGCCGCGCCATGGGTGAGTATCTGGCGGCCAAGGGCGCGAAGCTGGCCCTGGTGGACCTGAACCAGGAGAAGCTCGATGAGGCCGTGGCTGCATGCAAGGCTGCCGGTGGTGACGCCCGCGCCTACATTTGCAACGTGGCCAACGAAGAGCAGGTCACCCACATGGTCGCCCAGGTAGCCGAGGACTTCGGCGCCATCAACGGCCTGGTGAACAACGCCGGCATCCTGCGCGACGGCCTGACCATCAAGGTCAAGGACGGCGAAATGACCAAGATGAGCCTGGCCCAGTGGCAGGCGGTGATCGACGTCAACCTGACCGGCGTGTTCCTCTGCACCCGCGAAGTCGCCGCCAAGATGATCGAACTGAACAACGAAGGCGCGATCGTCAACATCTCCTCCATCTCCCGCGCCGGCAACATGGGCCAGGCCAACTACTCCGCCGCCAAGGCCGGTGTTGCCGCTGACACCGTGGTCTGGGCGAAGGAACTGGCTCGTTACGGCATCCGCGTGGCCGGCGTGGCCCCGGGCTTCATCGAGACCGACATGGTCGCCAGCATGAAGCCGGAAGCCCTGGAGAAGATGACCTCCGGCATCCCGCTGAAACGCCTGGGCAAGCCGATGGAAATCGCCCACTCCGTGGCGTACATCCTGGAAAACGACTACTACACCGGTCGTGTCCTGGAGCTGGACGGCGGCCTGCGCATGTAA
- a CDS encoding MBL fold metallo-hydrolase: protein MARLLHPRHALIAALSLALPFAAPIAAQAAPVAKQQTQVPGFYRMAVGELEVTALYDGYVDLDTKLLKGARAEDIQSLLARMFIESGKGVQTAVNAYLVNTGKHLVLVDTGSAKCFGPTLGGILGNLKAAGYQPEQVDSVLLTHLHPDHACGLLDAEGKPAFANATVFVAQDEAAFWLSPEAAAKAPADSKAFFEMAQKAVAPYKTAGKLKTYTPGDALVEGVSAAPSPGHTPGHTGYLFSSKGQALLVWGDVVHNHAAQFAHPDIAIEFDVDNAKAIASRKQVFAAAAKDKLWVAGAHLPFPGLGHVRSEGEGKGYAWVPAEFGPIRSDR from the coding sequence ATGGCCCGCCTGCTGCATCCCCGCCACGCCCTTATCGCCGCCCTTTCCCTGGCACTGCCGTTCGCCGCCCCCATCGCAGCCCAGGCCGCGCCCGTGGCCAAGCAGCAGACCCAGGTCCCCGGCTTCTACCGCATGGCGGTGGGCGAACTGGAAGTCACCGCCCTCTACGACGGTTACGTCGACCTCGACACCAAGCTGCTCAAGGGCGCCCGCGCCGAAGACATCCAGAGCCTGCTGGCACGCATGTTCATCGAGTCCGGCAAGGGCGTGCAGACGGCGGTCAATGCCTACCTGGTCAACACCGGCAAGCACCTGGTGCTGGTGGACACCGGCTCGGCCAAGTGCTTCGGGCCCACCCTCGGCGGCATCCTCGGCAACCTCAAGGCGGCCGGCTATCAGCCGGAACAGGTGGACAGCGTGTTGCTCACCCATCTGCACCCGGACCACGCCTGCGGCCTGCTGGATGCCGAAGGCAAACCCGCCTTCGCCAACGCCACTGTGTTCGTCGCCCAGGATGAAGCCGCGTTCTGGTTGAGCCCCGAGGCGGCGGCCAAGGCCCCGGCAGATTCGAAAGCCTTCTTCGAGATGGCGCAGAAGGCCGTGGCACCCTACAAAACCGCCGGCAAGCTGAAGACGTACACACCGGGTGATGCCCTGGTGGAAGGCGTCAGCGCCGCGCCCTCCCCCGGTCATACGCCCGGCCACACCGGCTACCTGTTCAGCTCCAAAGGCCAGGCGTTGCTGGTCTGGGGCGACGTGGTGCACAACCACGCCGCCCAGTTCGCCCACCCGGATATCGCCATCGAGTTCGATGTGGATAACGCCAAGGCCATCGCCAGCCGCAAGCAGGTCTTCGCCGCCGCGGCCAAGGACAAGCTCTGGGTCGCTGGCGCCCACCTGCCCTTCCCCGGCCTGGGCCATGTGCGCAGCGAAGGTGAAGGCAAGGGCTATGCTTGGGTTCCAGCGGAATTCGGCCCGATCCGCAGCGACCGTTGA
- a CDS encoding DUF3016 domain-containing protein, with product MRPTLPLIVLAVLILSPTVLAATTEVSFTNPDKFSDARLNRDYGRGADDSVLKDLKAHIEKLGERYLQAGQSLKVDIRDIDLAGRFEPWRVELHDVRIMRSVTWPRIKLHYRLEQDGKVLVSRDATVSDQTYLEHGNYYFSSDRLRYEKAMLDDWFRWNIAPKDRTISY from the coding sequence ATGCGACCTACGCTGCCGCTCATCGTGCTGGCCGTGCTGATCCTTTCCCCAACCGTGTTGGCAGCCACCACCGAAGTCAGTTTCACCAACCCTGACAAATTCAGCGATGCGCGCCTGAACCGTGACTACGGGCGTGGCGCGGACGACTCCGTGCTGAAGGACCTCAAGGCCCACATCGAGAAACTGGGCGAGCGCTACCTGCAAGCTGGGCAAAGCCTCAAGGTGGATATCCGCGATATCGACCTCGCTGGTCGTTTCGAACCCTGGCGGGTGGAACTCCACGATGTGCGCATCATGCGTAGCGTCACCTGGCCCCGGATCAAGCTGCACTACCGCCTCGAGCAGGACGGCAAGGTCCTCGTCAGCCGCGATGCCACGGTAAGCGACCAGACCTACCTGGAGCATGGCAACTACTACTTCAGCAGCGACCGGCTGCGTTACGAGAAGGCCATGCTGGATGACTGGTTCCGCTGGAACATCGCCCCGAAGGACCGGACGATTTCGTATTGA
- a CDS encoding dihydrolipoamide acetyltransferase family protein: protein MKYFKLPDLGEGLQEAEIVEWHVKVGESVKADQLLVSVETAKALVDIPAPYDGVVARTFGKEGDILHVGEPLLGYEGDDADAGTVVGRLEGGGSAQADSFFVGAAPSTREHLAPRATPAVRQLARQLGVELAALAGSGPDGLVTRADVEQAAQTARDSFGGERLRGVRRSMAINMARSHAEVVPVTIFGDADLHRWPEARDPLIRLGKAIAAACEVEPILNSWFDGRALSIRQHDKLDLGIAVDTPDGLFVPVLRNVGGRSAEDLKEGMSRLRADVKARSIPPQEMMGATITLSNFGTLFGRYANPVVVPPQVAIIGAGGIRDEVVAWQGKVEIHPVLPLSLTFDHRAVTGGEAARFLKALVQALEQP from the coding sequence ATGAAATATTTCAAACTGCCCGACCTGGGGGAGGGCCTGCAGGAAGCCGAGATCGTGGAGTGGCACGTGAAGGTGGGGGAAAGCGTCAAGGCCGACCAACTCCTGGTCTCGGTGGAAACCGCCAAGGCCCTGGTGGACATTCCCGCCCCCTACGATGGCGTGGTGGCCAGGACGTTCGGTAAGGAGGGCGACATCCTCCACGTCGGCGAACCGCTGCTGGGCTATGAGGGCGACGATGCCGACGCCGGCACCGTGGTCGGTCGCCTGGAAGGCGGCGGCTCCGCTCAGGCCGACAGCTTCTTCGTCGGTGCGGCACCCTCCACCCGCGAACACCTGGCACCCCGCGCAACGCCTGCGGTGCGCCAGCTCGCCCGCCAGCTCGGCGTGGAACTGGCCGCGCTGGCCGGCAGCGGTCCGGATGGCCTGGTGACCCGTGCCGATGTGGAACAGGCCGCCCAGACCGCCCGCGACAGCTTTGGTGGCGAGCGGCTTCGGGGCGTGCGCCGCAGCATGGCGATCAACATGGCGCGCTCCCACGCGGAAGTGGTGCCGGTGACCATCTTTGGCGACGCCGACCTGCACCGCTGGCCGGAAGCCCGCGATCCGCTGATCCGCCTCGGCAAGGCCATCGCCGCCGCCTGCGAGGTGGAACCAATCCTCAACAGCTGGTTCGACGGCCGCGCCCTGTCCATCCGCCAGCACGACAAGCTCGACCTGGGGATTGCCGTCGATACCCCGGACGGCCTCTTCGTGCCGGTGTTGCGCAATGTCGGTGGGCGCAGCGCCGAGGACCTGAAGGAAGGCATGTCGCGGTTGCGGGCGGACGTGAAGGCCCGCTCCATTCCGCCGCAGGAAATGATGGGGGCGACCATTACCCTGTCCAACTTCGGCACGTTGTTCGGTCGCTATGCCAACCCGGTGGTGGTGCCGCCGCAGGTGGCGATCATCGGTGCGGGCGGCATCCGCGATGAAGTGGTGGCCTGGCAGGGCAAGGTGGAGATTCACCCGGTGCTGCCGCTGTCGCTGACCTTCGATCACCGAGCGGTGACCGGGGGTGAAGCGGCGCGGTTCCTCAAGGCATTGGTGCAAGCGCTGGAGCAGCCGTAG
- a CDS encoding sterol desaturase family protein: MRSLFACLYAPLFLAGFLALALWTTAHYPPYWLVALLLPAIALSFLAEAWLPYEPQWNRPRGDRLRDGLHALFNESLNLAGVAAIPLVAAWLPNLGAWPEHWPLVLQLLLAILIADLGLTLVHYLSHRVDPLWRLHAVHHSVQRLYGFNGLMKHPLHQTIEALAGTAPLLVLGMPERVAALLAFTVALQLLLQHSNVDMRIGPLRHLFAWAPVHRFHHMKYGRAGDVNFALFFTFWDRLLGTAFHSDYRMGGDDLGIGSRPDYPRDYLAQLAEPFKAQPHGTSPEAPTGLHRA; this comes from the coding sequence ATGCGTTCACTCTTCGCCTGCCTCTACGCGCCGCTGTTCCTCGCCGGTTTTCTTGCCCTCGCGCTGTGGACAACCGCTCATTACCCGCCCTACTGGCTGGTGGCCCTGCTGCTGCCGGCCATTGCCCTGTCCTTCCTCGCCGAAGCCTGGCTGCCTTATGAGCCGCAGTGGAATCGGCCACGGGGTGATCGGCTGCGGGACGGGTTACACGCGCTGTTCAACGAGAGCCTGAACCTCGCCGGCGTGGCGGCCATCCCGCTGGTGGCCGCCTGGCTGCCGAACCTTGGCGCCTGGCCAGAGCACTGGCCACTGGTGCTGCAATTGCTGCTGGCCATCCTGATCGCCGACCTCGGCCTCACCCTGGTGCACTACCTCAGCCACCGGGTGGACCCGCTCTGGCGCCTGCACGCCGTGCACCACAGTGTCCAACGCCTGTATGGCTTCAACGGCTTGATGAAGCATCCGCTGCACCAGACCATCGAGGCGCTGGCCGGCACCGCGCCGTTGCTGGTGTTGGGCATGCCGGAACGGGTCGCCGCATTGCTCGCCTTCACCGTCGCCCTGCAACTGCTGCTGCAGCACAGCAACGTGGACATGCGCATCGGCCCCCTGCGCCACCTGTTCGCCTGGGCACCGGTACACCGTTTCCATCACATGAAGTACGGCCGCGCCGGGGACGTGAACTTCGCCCTGTTCTTCACCTTCTGGGATCGCCTGCTGGGCACCGCCTTCCACAGTGACTACCGCATGGGCGGCGATGACCTGGGTATCGGCAGCCGCCCGGACTATCCCCGGGATTACCTGGCGCAACTGGCCGAGCCCTTCAAGGCCCAGCCCCATGGGACGAGCCCGGAAGCGCCGACCGGCTTGCATCGCGCCTAG
- a CDS encoding AraC family transcriptional regulator, translating into MIESPWQGALWMAHDFCLLDGVAGSARTHAHYAHQALLAKAAPLRLTLEGEPCGGRFLLVESRRAHAIEDPSQDMLAVYAEPLAFNPATLREVLSDAPADLETLAGVLLAAPRQRLDPRIANALKAVDALLEEKISAAALAQRACLSLSQLERLFGDQVGLSVRRLVLWRRLRLALRLALEGQSLTRAALDAGFADAAHFSRTMRATFGIRADRNLAQLTLKLIG; encoded by the coding sequence ATGATCGAATCACCCTGGCAGGGCGCACTGTGGATGGCCCACGACTTCTGCCTGCTCGACGGGGTCGCCGGCAGTGCGCGAACCCATGCCCACTACGCCCACCAGGCCTTGTTGGCCAAGGCCGCGCCGCTGCGCCTGACCCTGGAGGGGGAGCCGTGTGGCGGTCGCTTCCTGCTGGTCGAGTCGAGGCGCGCCCATGCCATCGAGGACCCCAGCCAGGACATGCTTGCGGTTTATGCCGAACCCCTGGCCTTCAACCCGGCGACCTTGCGCGAGGTGCTCAGCGATGCGCCAGCGGACCTCGAAACCCTGGCCGGGGTGCTGTTGGCGGCACCCCGCCAGCGGCTGGACCCGCGCATCGCCAACGCCCTGAAGGCGGTGGATGCCTTGCTGGAGGAGAAGATCAGCGCGGCGGCCCTGGCGCAACGGGCCTGTCTGTCACTGAGCCAGCTGGAGCGGCTGTTCGGCGACCAGGTGGGGCTCTCGGTACGGCGCCTGGTGCTCTGGCGCCGCCTGCGCCTGGCGCTGCGTCTGGCGCTCGAAGGTCAATCGCTGACCCGTGCCGCGCTGGACGCCGGGTTCGCCGATGCCGCGCACTTTTCGCGCACCATGCGCGCCACCTTCGGCATCCGCGCCGACCGCAACCTGGCGCAGCTGACGCTCAAGCTGATCGGCTAG
- a CDS encoding alpha-ketoacid dehydrogenase subunit beta translates to MTNLNTSIEKRALLEAVNLALHRAMQEDENVVVLGEDVGVNGGVFRATLGLRDRFGFKRVIDTPLAETMIAGLAVGMAAQGLKPVMEIQFLGFIYAAMEHLVSHASRLRCRTRGRLSCPMVLRSPMGAGIRAPEHHSESTEALFAHIPGLRVVIPSSPARAYGLLLAAIDDPDPVIFLEPTRLYRMNPQPIIDDGKRLPLDSCFTLREGSDLTLVSWGASVHETLQAAAKLEEQGISAEVIDVASIKPLDLDTLEASVRKTGRCVIVHEAPRSCGVGAEIAASLYERALLDLHAPIQRVTAPDIPPPLYRLEQLYIPAPEDILAACDLVLNYA, encoded by the coding sequence ATGACTAACCTCAATACCTCCATCGAAAAACGCGCCCTGCTGGAAGCCGTCAACCTGGCCCTGCACCGCGCCATGCAGGAAGACGAGAACGTCGTGGTCCTGGGTGAGGACGTGGGCGTCAACGGCGGCGTGTTCCGCGCCACCCTCGGCCTGCGGGACCGCTTCGGCTTCAAGCGGGTGATCGACACGCCGCTGGCGGAAACCATGATCGCCGGCCTCGCCGTGGGCATGGCCGCCCAGGGCCTCAAGCCGGTGATGGAAATCCAGTTCCTCGGCTTCATCTACGCCGCCATGGAACACCTGGTGTCCCACGCCAGCCGCCTCCGCTGCCGTACCCGTGGCCGGCTGAGCTGCCCGATGGTGCTGCGCAGCCCCATGGGTGCCGGCATCCGCGCGCCAGAACACCACAGCGAAAGCACCGAAGCGCTGTTCGCCCACATCCCCGGGCTGCGCGTGGTGATCCCGTCCTCCCCGGCGCGGGCCTACGGACTGCTGCTGGCGGCCATCGACGACCCGGACCCGGTGATCTTCCTCGAGCCCACGCGGCTCTACCGGATGAACCCGCAGCCGATCATCGACGACGGCAAGCGCCTGCCGCTGGACAGCTGCTTCACCCTGCGCGAGGGCTCGGACCTCACCCTGGTGAGCTGGGGCGCCAGCGTCCACGAAACCCTGCAGGCCGCCGCGAAGCTGGAAGAGCAGGGCATCTCCGCCGAGGTGATCGACGTCGCCAGCATCAAGCCGCTGGACCTGGACACCCTGGAAGCCTCGGTGCGCAAGACCGGACGCTGCGTCATCGTCCACGAGGCACCGCGCAGCTGCGGTGTGGGGGCGGAGATCGCCGCGAGTCTCTACGAGCGGGCACTGCTCGACCTGCATGCGCCCATCCAGCGGGTCACCGCGCCGGACATTCCGCCGCCCTTGTACCGCCTGGAACAGCTCTACATACCCGCCCCCGAGGACATCCTCGCGGCCTGCGACCTGGTGCTGAACTACGCCTGA
- a CDS encoding YebG family protein: MAVEVVYRSSRDPERLFMDKAEADRYDKMLELAESLAEVLQKAVPSLSEQQVEDIGIFMAKHRDTFARAFKNQPDALAELELPSE; the protein is encoded by the coding sequence ATGGCCGTCGAAGTGGTGTACCGCAGCAGCCGCGATCCGGAGCGCCTGTTCATGGATAAGGCCGAAGCGGATCGTTACGACAAGATGCTCGAACTGGCCGAGTCCCTGGCCGAAGTCCTGCAGAAGGCGGTGCCGTCCCTGAGCGAACAGCAGGTGGAAGACATCGGCATCTTCATGGCCAAGCACCGCGACACCTTCGCCCGCGCCTTCAAGAACCAGCCCGACGCCCTGGCCGAGCTGGAACTGCCCAGCGAGTGA
- a CDS encoding phosphate-starvation-inducible PsiE family protein, translating to MKINWAEELRENVHGLAESLGNLLVESFHYLALFAIGGITAWAAVVAFLGMVDKGHATVDDILLLFIYLELGAMVGIYFKTNHMPVRFLIYVAITALTRLLISDVSHHHRPDLGAVFVSGAILLLALAILVVRYASSRFPSVQTDAPPRRRSLARAIEAEEEA from the coding sequence GTGAAGATCAACTGGGCTGAAGAGTTGCGCGAGAACGTGCATGGCCTGGCCGAGTCGCTGGGAAACCTCCTCGTGGAGAGCTTCCATTACCTGGCACTGTTCGCCATCGGCGGGATCACCGCCTGGGCTGCGGTGGTGGCCTTCCTGGGGATGGTGGACAAGGGGCATGCCACGGTGGATGACATCCTCCTGCTGTTCATCTACCTCGAACTGGGCGCCATGGTCGGCATCTACTTCAAGACCAACCACATGCCGGTGCGCTTCCTGATCTACGTGGCCATCACGGCCCTGACGCGCCTGCTGATCTCCGATGTCTCGCATCACCACCGTCCGGACCTGGGCGCGGTGTTCGTCTCCGGCGCCATCCTGCTGTTGGCACTGGCGATCCTCGTGGTGCGTTATGCCTCGTCGCGTTTTCCCTCGGTGCAGACTGACGCCCCGCCTCGTCGTCGCAGCCTGGCGCGCGCGATCGAGGCGGAAGAGGAAGCCTGA
- the pdhA gene encoding pyruvate dehydrogenase (acetyl-transferring) E1 component subunit alpha: protein MSNRIELPYTRFLDPEGRLVGELPAWADDFNLLTDLYRRMVLTRLFDQKAVALQRTGRIGTYAPTLGQEAIGVAIGSLLRAEDVLVPYYRDTAVQLMRGVGMEEILLYWGGDERGSDFQDPRSKEDFPICVPIATQALHACGVATAIKIRGQHRAVVTTCGDGATSKGDFLEALNVAGAWQLPVVFVVNNNQWAISVPRRIQSGAPTLAQKAIGAGFHGEQVDGNDVLAVYDRVQWSLDRARHGKGPILLECISYRLGDHTTADDATRYRSAEEVKAAWQEEPIKRLQAFLASHKVWDEGREQALIADCQRQVQAAVDRFESAGTQPVEAVLDHVYARWPAALGEQREMLMERVSRREDSHHD, encoded by the coding sequence ATGTCCAACCGGATCGAACTGCCCTATACGCGCTTCCTCGACCCCGAGGGGCGGCTGGTCGGCGAACTGCCGGCCTGGGCCGACGATTTCAACCTGCTCACCGACCTCTACCGCCGCATGGTGCTGACCCGCCTCTTCGACCAGAAGGCGGTGGCCCTGCAACGCACCGGGCGCATCGGCACCTACGCCCCGACCCTGGGCCAGGAAGCCATCGGCGTCGCCATCGGCAGCCTGTTGCGCGCCGAGGACGTGCTGGTGCCCTACTACCGCGACACCGCCGTGCAACTGATGCGCGGCGTCGGCATGGAGGAAATCCTCCTCTACTGGGGCGGTGACGAACGCGGCAGCGATTTCCAGGACCCGCGCTCGAAAGAGGACTTCCCCATTTGCGTGCCCATCGCCACCCAGGCCCTGCATGCCTGCGGTGTCGCCACGGCGATCAAGATCCGTGGCCAGCACCGGGCCGTGGTCACCACCTGCGGCGACGGCGCCACCAGCAAGGGCGACTTCCTCGAAGCCCTGAACGTGGCGGGCGCCTGGCAACTGCCGGTGGTCTTCGTGGTGAACAACAACCAGTGGGCCATCTCGGTGCCCCGGCGCATCCAGAGCGGCGCGCCCACCTTGGCGCAGAAGGCCATTGGCGCCGGTTTCCACGGCGAGCAGGTGGACGGCAACGATGTGCTGGCGGTCTACGACCGCGTGCAGTGGTCGCTGGACCGCGCCCGCCACGGCAAGGGGCCGATCCTGCTGGAATGCATCAGCTACCGCCTGGGCGACCACACCACCGCCGACGACGCCACCCGCTACCGCAGCGCCGAGGAAGTGAAGGCGGCCTGGCAGGAAGAGCCCATCAAGCGTCTGCAGGCCTTCCTCGCCTCCCACAAGGTCTGGGACGAAGGCCGCGAACAGGCGCTCATTGCCGATTGCCAGCGCCAGGTGCAGGCCGCCGTGGACAGGTTCGAAAGCGCCGGCACCCAGCCGGTGGAGGCGGTGCTCGACCACGTCTACGCACGCTGGCCGGCGGCCCTGGGTGAACAACGCGAAATGCTGATGGAACGGGTCTCCCGTCGGGAGGACAGCCATCATGACTAA
- a CDS encoding PA2778 family cysteine peptidase, with amino-acid sequence MRLWLAVLALALAGCAGQQPMLPPQSDRLPPRVELAQTPFYPQEIYQCGPAALATVLVQRGVKTSPEALAPKVYLPARQGSLKLELVAAARQSGMLVYSLEPNLDALLAQVAAGNPVLVMQNLGLDWLPRWHFAVVVGYDRSRDELVLRSGTTKRWVTDLRSFDRTWERAERWAVVTLPPDQLPAEARLEPWIKAASDLEQTAQRPVAERAYRTAAEHWPKEPLPLFALANARYAEGDRDGAEQALRESIRRKPDYALGWFNLSEVLNEKGCAAQAGQARVCARKLAPNDPRLAAPLGAATARNGQCEVLPVCGDGAAIRQ; translated from the coding sequence ATGCGGCTATGGCTCGCCGTGCTGGCGCTGGCCTTGGCCGGCTGTGCCGGGCAGCAGCCCATGCTGCCCCCGCAGAGCGACCGGCTGCCGCCACGGGTGGAGCTGGCGCAGACGCCGTTCTATCCCCAGGAGATCTACCAGTGCGGCCCTGCCGCGCTGGCTACCGTGCTGGTCCAGCGCGGGGTGAAGACGTCGCCCGAGGCGTTGGCGCCCAAGGTCTACCTGCCGGCCCGGCAGGGCAGCCTGAAGCTGGAGTTGGTGGCGGCGGCGCGCCAGAGCGGGATGCTGGTCTACTCGCTGGAGCCGAACCTGGACGCGCTACTGGCCCAGGTGGCGGCGGGCAACCCGGTGTTGGTGATGCAGAACCTCGGCCTCGACTGGCTGCCCCGCTGGCACTTCGCGGTGGTGGTGGGTTACGACCGGAGCCGGGATGAACTGGTGCTGCGCTCTGGCACCACGAAGCGCTGGGTTACCGACCTTCGCAGTTTCGACCGCACCTGGGAACGGGCTGAGCGTTGGGCCGTCGTGACCCTGCCGCCGGACCAGTTGCCAGCTGAGGCACGCCTGGAACCCTGGATCAAGGCCGCCAGCGACCTGGAGCAGACCGCCCAACGGCCGGTGGCCGAGCGGGCCTATCGGACCGCCGCCGAACACTGGCCCAAGGAGCCCCTGCCGCTCTTCGCCCTGGCCAACGCCCGCTATGCCGAGGGTGATCGTGACGGGGCCGAGCAGGCCTTGCGCGAGAGCATCCGACGCAAACCGGATTACGCCCTGGGCTGGTTCAACCTGTCCGAGGTGCTCAACGAGAAGGGCTGTGCCGCACAGGCCGGCCAGGCTCGGGTGTGCGCGCGGAAACTGGCGCCGAATGACCCGCGCCTGGCCGCGCCTCTGGGCGCTGCAACTGCCCGAAACGGCCAGTGCGAGGTGTTGCCGGTGTGTGGAGACGGTGCGGCGATTCGCCAATGA
- a CDS encoding DUF3509 domain-containing protein: MYNPFQILTDAFQAEYRVNLSLVSPDGSIMLTLTNEHGVAARRLISAAQRNDPERLQRVVESVRLGIAIESGSKVGELLTSMTGGHVAPARTGRVNVAQIARI, encoded by the coding sequence ATGTACAACCCCTTCCAGATCCTGACCGACGCCTTCCAGGCCGAATACCGGGTCAACCTCAGCCTCGTGAGCCCGGACGGCAGCATCATGCTGACCCTGACCAACGAACACGGCGTGGCGGCGCGACGCCTGATCAGCGCGGCTCAGCGCAATGACCCGGAGCGCCTGCAGCGGGTGGTCGAAAGCGTTCGCCTGGGCATCGCAATTGAAAGCGGGAGCAAGGTGGGCGAGCTGCTCACCAGCATGACCGGCGGTCATGTAGCGCCAGCACGCACGGGGCGGGTGAACGTCGCACAGATAGCGCGCATCTGA